The Candidatus Koribacter versatilis Ellin345 genome has a segment encoding these proteins:
- a CDS encoding FecR family protein has product MKRVLRTVVVAYLFAVGALAWSQASSTDATSLPFGSAVVSDVKGEVSVTLAGNSVSNTAQKGQVLGPNTTIECKKGSALLALADGSQVLLKPNTRVILRAPEQSKGSFLEELIGKITATVKKRSGNEQPFKMGTPTAVITVRGTKFVVEVSKRQQTFVQVMEGLVEVDGFGPMGHPVYLQPGYTTQVGANLSPENPRKLFEDSERGSNSSASRSRKESEGRTGKQSSGASGSGSEVDD; this is encoded by the coding sequence ATGAAGAGAGTTCTGCGAACCGTCGTCGTCGCGTATTTGTTTGCCGTTGGTGCGCTCGCATGGTCACAAGCGTCGAGTACAGATGCAACCAGCCTCCCATTTGGCTCAGCCGTGGTGAGCGACGTCAAAGGCGAAGTGTCTGTGACGCTTGCAGGGAACTCGGTATCGAATACAGCCCAGAAAGGGCAGGTCCTGGGTCCGAACACGACGATCGAGTGCAAGAAAGGCTCGGCGTTGTTGGCATTGGCCGACGGATCGCAGGTCTTGCTGAAACCGAACACGCGGGTGATCCTCCGCGCTCCCGAGCAGTCGAAGGGAAGCTTTCTCGAAGAACTGATTGGCAAGATCACAGCGACTGTGAAGAAACGCAGTGGCAACGAACAGCCTTTTAAAATGGGCACGCCCACTGCGGTAATTACGGTACGGGGTACGAAATTTGTTGTGGAGGTCAGTAAGAGACAGCAGACCTTCGTCCAAGTAATGGAAGGACTGGTGGAGGTGGATGGGTTCGGCCCGATGGGCCATCCGGTTTACCTCCAGCCCGGATATACCACGCAAGTTGGCGCCAATTTGTCGCCGGAGAACCCTCGAAAGCTATTTGAAGATAGCGAACGGGGAAGCAACAGTTCCGCGTCGCGTTCCCGCAAGGAATCTGAGGGCCGC
- a CDS encoding CHASE2 domain-containing protein: MSDFGSKSERLRSCALHAIALTAIAAVLSFAPAVHELNRRISDSYLRLQPRGAESPVLVVSIDDASLQRYGRWPWSRDTIARLIRTISAQQPAAIGVDILLSEPQSNAQDESLRSAIQQARRVVLVDKIAEFPDGPRWMEPLPGLAGAAAAVGHAHAVLDGDGLCRSFPPRELSLAGPRDAFSLEVVRQIDSAKVDAFLAGYGLHTTTGSENVLIAHPVLIPIAFRRDPLTTISAAEVMDGSESTALRGKVILVGFGAVEIGDRITTPVSRNLPTPGVEIHAQIVDSILAGRKLKPISASLSGLVLFALGFGGSMLFRLWRGWWILPALLAAGLTVYGIGFAAFRYGGVIAPIGTGLTVIALTPLMVYGVELAGVEASITRQMRLLQTWLAYRQSATGASAKDISWRLRVLTELQQELGLRFELYRTLLEATRDLVAVFDRAGQLLFANQAFNLAWGDGPPPGTIGDVRSRMVESKEAPLTIGAALSEGEATIQGELYSVRLVPLPATSLTPRGGTLLSMTNLHLRVERDRAREEALGFVTHELRTPLVAIQGFAEMMTRMPNAKASAQAPKTILRESRRLLALINSYLDVLRTDAGARPLRPAIIPVRKLILQVFDLMSPLTYTSDVQLTLNCEPQIFVQADEPLLTGAILNLVSNAIKYGRRGTEVQVSAGISGTKLQISVHNFGEPISDTGSVFDPFVRGSKDEDRQQGWGLGLALVKRIVDKHGGETTVQSNEAAGTTFTITIPGATAALEVSKS, encoded by the coding sequence ATGAGTGACTTTGGTTCAAAGAGCGAACGGTTACGGTCCTGCGCTCTTCATGCGATTGCACTCACGGCGATTGCCGCAGTGTTGTCGTTCGCGCCCGCCGTCCATGAACTCAACCGGCGCATATCAGACAGCTATCTCCGCCTGCAGCCGAGAGGTGCTGAGTCGCCGGTCCTCGTGGTCTCCATTGATGATGCCAGTCTTCAGAGATACGGACGTTGGCCGTGGTCACGCGATACGATCGCGCGACTCATTCGTACGATATCTGCACAACAACCAGCCGCCATCGGCGTTGATATCCTGCTGTCAGAGCCACAATCCAACGCGCAGGACGAGAGTCTTCGGTCAGCAATTCAGCAAGCTCGTCGAGTGGTGTTAGTCGACAAGATCGCTGAGTTCCCGGATGGCCCGCGATGGATGGAACCGCTTCCCGGGCTTGCCGGTGCAGCCGCGGCCGTTGGGCACGCCCATGCGGTGCTTGACGGAGATGGCCTTTGTCGTTCGTTCCCTCCGCGCGAGCTATCGCTTGCTGGGCCGAGAGACGCCTTCAGTCTTGAGGTAGTGCGCCAAATCGATAGCGCGAAGGTAGATGCTTTCCTTGCAGGTTATGGCCTGCACACGACGACTGGTAGCGAGAATGTGCTCATCGCGCATCCGGTGCTGATTCCGATCGCCTTTCGAAGGGATCCTCTGACGACAATCTCTGCCGCGGAAGTGATGGACGGATCAGAGTCTACTGCACTGCGCGGCAAGGTCATTCTCGTCGGATTTGGAGCGGTCGAGATTGGCGACCGAATCACAACGCCGGTATCGCGCAACCTGCCGACGCCTGGGGTCGAAATCCACGCGCAGATCGTGGACTCCATCCTGGCGGGAAGAAAACTCAAACCGATATCGGCCTCGCTTTCAGGTCTAGTCCTGTTCGCGCTTGGTTTCGGTGGATCAATGTTGTTTCGCCTATGGCGGGGATGGTGGATACTGCCGGCACTGCTTGCCGCGGGTTTGACCGTCTATGGGATTGGTTTCGCAGCGTTTCGGTACGGTGGAGTCATCGCTCCGATTGGCACGGGGCTGACCGTAATCGCGCTTACTCCTCTGATGGTCTACGGCGTAGAACTTGCCGGAGTGGAAGCCAGTATTACGCGACAGATGCGCCTGCTACAAACATGGCTAGCGTACCGGCAGAGCGCGACAGGGGCGTCTGCGAAGGATATTTCCTGGAGACTGCGGGTTCTCACCGAACTTCAACAGGAACTTGGCTTGCGCTTTGAGCTTTATCGCACATTGCTGGAGGCCACACGCGATCTGGTTGCGGTCTTCGACCGTGCAGGCCAGCTACTCTTTGCAAACCAGGCGTTCAATCTCGCCTGGGGCGACGGTCCTCCACCCGGAACGATTGGCGATGTGCGATCGCGGATGGTCGAAAGCAAAGAGGCTCCACTGACAATTGGAGCAGCTCTTTCGGAGGGAGAGGCCACGATCCAAGGCGAGTTGTACTCGGTGCGACTCGTTCCGCTTCCCGCGACCTCGCTCACTCCACGCGGCGGCACCCTGCTCAGCATGACGAATCTACATCTCCGCGTCGAACGCGACCGTGCACGCGAAGAGGCATTGGGTTTCGTAACGCACGAACTTCGCACTCCGCTCGTAGCCATTCAAGGTTTCGCGGAAATGATGACACGTATGCCGAACGCAAAGGCGAGCGCGCAAGCGCCTAAAACAATTCTGCGTGAATCTCGACGTTTGTTGGCTCTCATTAACAGCTACCTCGACGTTCTTCGAACAGACGCAGGAGCACGGCCTTTACGACCTGCAATCATTCCGGTCCGCAAATTGATACTTCAGGTGTTCGATCTCATGTCGCCGTTGACGTACACGTCCGACGTTCAACTCACGCTCAACTGTGAACCGCAAATCTTCGTTCAGGCGGATGAACCACTTCTGACCGGTGCGATATTGAACCTGGTGAGCAATGCGATCAAGTACGGTCGGCGCGGTACGGAGGTGCAAGTTTCGGCGGGAATTTCGGGTACCAAGCTCCAAATATCCGTTCACAATTTCGGGGAACCCATCAGCGATACAGGTTCTGTGTTCGACCCGTTCGTTCGCGGCAGTAAGGATGAAGACCGCCAACAGGGATGGGGGCTGGGATTGGCGCTGGTGAAACGAATCGTAGATAAGCACGGAGGGGAAACAACCGTGCAGAGCAATGAGGCAGCCGGCACCACGTTCACGATCACGATTCCCGGTGCTACCGCTGCCTTAGAAGTGAGTAAGTCATGA
- a CDS encoding sigma-54-dependent transcriptional regulator: MPKPSLHIVVVDDDPGTCVYIESVFAELGHTCKSFVRPEAAEEYILTHPVDLAIVDVYLGSTTGVEVLRRCRVHRPKLYAVIITGQISLEMAARSIAEGAVDYIQKPIDIDALLNIAERALEHKERSGETPAEQEESESKIVGSSPSMLEVYKLIARVAPSNANVLITGASGTGKELVARAIHEHSRRAEMPFTPVNCGSFAETLLESELFGHEKGAFTGADSVRKGLIESTQGGTLFLDEITETSLGFQVKLLRVLQEQQLRRIGSNKIIPIDVRILAATNRDVPSLIREGKFREDLYYRLAVVQIKIPMLAERQSDIPSLVTHFLRQFNERNQARVSIEQSAVELLQKRSWPGNVRELENTIYRLAIFASTGRITGADVEREQESQKNGPKAEPVSAPDRLVEMERHQILRILKDVHGNKSEAARRLGIERKTLYKKAVRLGITLDASEYQ; this comes from the coding sequence ATGCCGAAACCATCCCTTCACATTGTCGTAGTAGACGACGATCCCGGAACGTGTGTGTATATCGAGAGCGTGTTCGCGGAACTCGGGCACACCTGCAAGAGCTTCGTTCGGCCGGAAGCGGCCGAGGAGTATATCCTCACCCACCCGGTGGACCTCGCAATCGTGGACGTATACCTCGGCTCTACGACCGGCGTTGAAGTATTGCGGCGCTGCCGCGTGCACCGTCCGAAACTTTACGCGGTCATCATCACCGGGCAAATCAGCCTTGAAATGGCGGCACGATCCATCGCAGAGGGAGCGGTGGATTACATTCAGAAGCCCATCGATATCGACGCGTTGCTCAACATCGCGGAACGCGCTCTGGAGCACAAGGAGCGCAGCGGAGAAACGCCGGCGGAACAGGAGGAATCCGAGTCGAAAATCGTCGGCAGCAGTCCTTCGATGCTCGAGGTGTACAAACTCATCGCGCGTGTGGCGCCGAGTAATGCGAATGTGCTGATCACCGGCGCAAGCGGTACCGGCAAAGAATTGGTAGCGCGGGCCATTCACGAGCACTCGAGGCGAGCAGAGATGCCCTTTACGCCGGTCAACTGCGGGTCGTTCGCCGAGACGTTACTGGAGAGCGAACTTTTCGGGCACGAGAAAGGCGCGTTCACGGGTGCCGATTCAGTCAGAAAAGGATTGATCGAATCGACGCAGGGCGGAACGCTGTTCCTGGATGAGATTACGGAAACGTCCCTCGGCTTCCAGGTGAAGTTGCTTCGTGTTTTGCAGGAGCAACAGCTACGCCGTATTGGATCGAACAAGATTATTCCGATCGATGTTCGCATCCTGGCTGCGACGAACCGCGACGTTCCGTCGCTCATCCGCGAAGGCAAATTCCGCGAAGATCTTTACTATCGGCTCGCCGTGGTACAGATCAAGATCCCGATGCTGGCGGAACGACAGTCTGATATCCCGTCATTAGTCACGCATTTCCTACGTCAATTCAATGAGCGCAATCAGGCGCGGGTGTCGATTGAGCAGAGCGCGGTGGAATTGCTGCAGAAACGGAGTTGGCCGGGTAACGTCCGCGAGTTGGAGAACACAATTTACCGGCTCGCAATTTTTGCTTCCACAGGAAGGATCACTGGGGCGGACGTCGAACGAGAACAAGAGTCACAGAAGAATGGGCCGAAGGCGGAACCTGTCAGTGCTCCCGACCGGCTCGTCGAGATGGAAAGACATCAGATCTTGCGCATTTTGAAAGACGTTCACGGGAACAAGAGTGAAGCGGCGAGGCGCCTCGGCATTGAAAGAAAGACGCTCTACAAGAAGGCTGTTCGCCTCGGGATAACCCTCGATGCTTCTGAATATCAATGA
- a CDS encoding NAD(P)-binding domain-containing protein, giving the protein MPALLGLLLTLFFMRRYLKKLRVIEESARHAAEQGAMFSEGPQAQHPLIDESRCIGCGTCSTACPEGDVLGIIGGKAAIVKPYKCIGHGFCAEACPVGAITMTTASPRVNSQLPRLTPEYETNLPNLFIIGELGGLALIKNAVTQGRQVIDVVFERLQQRDLSRHPDAYDVVIVGAGPAGISASLRAIEQNLNYLTLEEGEIGGTVARYPRQKLVMTSPVDFPIYGRFNRVELSKEELVAFWSKVMHRADFKARTGEKVLGISLQEDGRYCVTSSKSSYKARSVILALGKSGTPTKLEVPGENLPKVMYRLIEVDHYRDSDILVVGGGDSAVEAAMGLAAKGNRVTISYRKTNFNRIKERNAQRIAEFLANGKLNALCNSRVLEIRHSSVLLEQEGTISEIPNHYVWIFAGGTPPYDFLKEIGVSIGTPEAVQPLSALTP; this is encoded by the coding sequence GTGCCTGCGCTGCTGGGCCTGCTGCTTACTCTGTTTTTCATGCGTCGCTACCTAAAGAAACTTCGGGTGATCGAAGAAAGCGCGAGGCATGCCGCCGAGCAAGGTGCGATGTTCTCTGAAGGCCCACAAGCACAGCATCCCCTGATTGATGAGTCGCGTTGCATAGGGTGCGGGACTTGCAGCACCGCATGCCCCGAGGGCGATGTGCTGGGAATCATCGGCGGTAAAGCCGCCATCGTGAAACCATACAAGTGCATTGGTCACGGCTTCTGTGCAGAAGCGTGTCCCGTAGGCGCGATCACCATGACCACGGCCAGCCCAAGGGTTAACAGCCAATTGCCGCGGCTCACCCCTGAGTATGAAACCAATCTCCCAAACTTGTTCATCATCGGCGAGCTCGGCGGATTGGCACTCATCAAAAACGCTGTGACGCAGGGCCGCCAGGTCATCGATGTCGTCTTCGAACGTCTTCAACAGAGAGATCTTTCCCGCCACCCCGATGCATATGACGTCGTGATCGTCGGCGCCGGACCAGCCGGTATCAGCGCCTCTCTGCGCGCAATCGAACAAAACCTCAATTACCTCACATTGGAAGAAGGTGAGATTGGCGGGACGGTCGCAAGGTACCCACGGCAGAAGCTGGTGATGACCAGCCCCGTTGACTTCCCAATCTACGGGCGATTTAACAGAGTGGAGCTCTCCAAGGAAGAACTGGTCGCCTTCTGGTCGAAGGTTATGCATCGCGCCGACTTTAAAGCCCGAACCGGCGAAAAGGTCCTTGGTATCTCTCTCCAAGAGGATGGCCGCTATTGCGTGACCTCCTCTAAGTCGAGCTACAAAGCGCGATCCGTCATTCTTGCTCTCGGCAAGAGCGGCACACCAACGAAGCTTGAAGTTCCCGGCGAGAACTTGCCGAAAGTGATGTACCGCCTCATCGAGGTGGATCACTACCGCGACAGCGACATCCTCGTTGTTGGCGGCGGAGATAGCGCAGTAGAAGCGGCGATGGGCCTCGCCGCGAAGGGAAACCGCGTAACCATTTCCTATCGAAAAACAAATTTCAACCGCATCAAAGAACGCAATGCCCAGCGCATCGCGGAGTTCCTGGCAAATGGCAAGTTGAACGCCCTCTGCAATTCACGCGTGCTGGAAATCCGCCACTCTTCGGTCCTACTCGAACAGGAAGGAACGATATCCGAGATTCCCAACCACTATGTCTGGATTTTCGCAGGCGGAACTCCGCCCTACGACTTTCTGAAAGAGATCGGCGTCAGCATCGGGACCCCGGAAGCAGTCCAACCGCTATCCGCTCTGACGCCGTAA
- the iscX gene encoding Fe-S cluster assembly protein IscX — translation MAAEFHWDDAEDLGIELSEKFPDQNPLEVRFTDLHKMITALPTFVDDPQKSTEGKLEAIQMAWYEEWQDKNS, via the coding sequence ATGGCCGCTGAATTTCACTGGGACGATGCCGAAGATCTCGGGATCGAACTCTCCGAAAAATTTCCCGATCAGAATCCGTTGGAAGTCCGCTTCACCGATCTGCACAAGATGATTACTGCCCTGCCGACGTTCGTGGATGACCCCCAAAAATCCACTGAAGGCAAGCTCGAGGCCATCCAGATGGCTTGGTACGAAGAGTGGCAGGATAAGAACAGTTAA
- a CDS encoding 2Fe-2S iron-sulfur cluster-binding protein yields the protein MAEETKSGNTITVEGINPEKLVRVTFMPENKSVEFEHGNLAYQEHGKRESILDVALNFGIHLDHACGGNCACTTCHVVVKKGAELLSELDDDEADRLDGAADLQLASRLGCQVQIEKPGEIVVEIPAWNRNYVSEGH from the coding sequence ATGGCTGAAGAGACGAAATCTGGAAACACGATTACGGTAGAAGGCATCAACCCGGAGAAACTCGTGCGCGTGACGTTCATGCCGGAGAACAAGAGTGTCGAGTTCGAGCATGGCAATCTTGCCTACCAAGAGCATGGGAAACGTGAGTCGATTCTCGACGTCGCGCTGAATTTCGGGATCCATTTGGACCATGCTTGCGGCGGCAACTGTGCGTGCACCACGTGTCATGTGGTGGTGAAGAAGGGCGCGGAACTGCTCAGTGAGCTTGACGACGACGAGGCCGATCGCCTGGATGGCGCGGCGGACTTGCAGCTTGCGTCGCGGCTGGGATGCCAGGTACAGATCGAGAAGCCGGGAGAGATTGTGGTCGAAATTCCCGCGTGGAACCGCAACTACGTTTCGGAGGGACATTGA
- the hscA gene encoding Fe-S protein assembly chaperone HscA → MAEERVVGIDLGTTNSLVAYMEGDRPVVIPGEDGANLVPSIVALDPAAQIIVGNAARKYLIETPERAVYSIKRLMGRGIEDIQDELKLFPFRVADDLAAGEVIRIHLGERTYTPPEISAFILRQLKKNAERYFGAPVTKAVITVPAYFNDAQRQATKDAGRIAGLEVLRLVNEPTAASLAYGLDKKRNGTVAVYDLGGGTFDISILKLHDGIFEVMSTNGDTHLGGDDIDNLLISTAVLDIAGDMGADIRHRAEAIQAVRKAVIDAKIALSSQASTKIDVEIQGGKHYQREIARDQFEQLIEPVIQRTVGPVKQALRDAGLEPEDVDEAVLVGGSTRIPKVRALVEKQFRRKPHSELNPDEVVALGAAVQANILSGGSEATKEMLLLDVTPLSLGIEALGGVVAKIIHRNSTIPASATEHFTTGVEGQTSVAIHVVQGERELAADCRSLARFDLKGIPPMPAGLPRIEVKFLIDANGILHVSAKEQRSGKESEINVQPTYGLTDDQVENMILDSFDHAEDDFAKRQVIEARNEAETILTALDKGRRGDAWTVLSEDEKVLIDECESVLRTDMATEDYKKIRTAIDALNKATMRLAELMMDSAVTSALKGKDMAKTDMGEGPAAPHPFAPAEFEK, encoded by the coding sequence ATGGCAGAAGAACGGGTAGTTGGGATCGATCTAGGCACGACGAATTCGCTGGTAGCGTACATGGAAGGCGACCGGCCCGTGGTGATTCCGGGCGAAGATGGCGCGAACCTCGTGCCGTCGATTGTCGCACTGGATCCGGCCGCACAAATCATTGTGGGCAATGCCGCGCGGAAGTATTTGATTGAGACGCCGGAGCGCGCAGTGTATTCGATCAAGCGGCTGATGGGGCGCGGCATTGAAGATATCCAGGATGAGTTGAAGCTCTTCCCTTTCCGCGTGGCTGACGACCTCGCCGCCGGCGAAGTGATTCGGATTCATCTGGGCGAGCGGACCTATACGCCGCCCGAGATTTCAGCGTTCATTCTTCGGCAACTGAAGAAAAACGCGGAGCGATATTTTGGCGCGCCGGTGACGAAGGCTGTGATCACGGTTCCGGCGTACTTCAACGATGCGCAGCGGCAGGCGACGAAAGATGCGGGACGCATTGCCGGACTGGAAGTGCTGCGGTTGGTGAATGAACCGACGGCGGCTTCGCTTGCGTACGGGCTGGACAAGAAGAGGAACGGAACGGTTGCGGTGTATGACCTGGGCGGCGGGACGTTCGATATTTCGATTTTGAAGCTGCACGATGGGATCTTCGAGGTGATGTCGACCAACGGCGATACGCACCTGGGCGGAGACGATATCGATAACCTGCTGATTTCGACGGCGGTGCTGGATATCGCTGGCGATATGGGCGCGGATATTCGGCATCGGGCAGAAGCGATTCAAGCTGTGCGCAAGGCCGTGATCGATGCGAAGATTGCGCTGTCGTCGCAGGCGTCGACGAAGATTGATGTTGAGATCCAAGGTGGCAAGCATTATCAGCGCGAGATTGCGCGCGATCAGTTCGAGCAGCTTATCGAGCCGGTTATCCAGCGGACGGTTGGTCCGGTGAAGCAGGCGCTGCGCGATGCAGGGCTGGAGCCTGAAGACGTGGATGAGGCTGTGCTGGTTGGCGGATCCACTCGGATTCCCAAGGTACGTGCGCTGGTGGAGAAGCAGTTCCGTCGCAAGCCTCATAGCGAGTTGAATCCCGATGAAGTAGTGGCGCTTGGCGCGGCGGTGCAGGCGAATATTCTTTCCGGCGGATCGGAAGCAACGAAGGAGATGTTGCTGCTGGACGTGACGCCGTTGTCGCTAGGGATTGAAGCGCTGGGCGGAGTGGTGGCAAAGATCATTCATCGGAACTCGACGATTCCGGCTTCGGCGACAGAGCACTTCACGACCGGAGTGGAAGGACAGACGAGCGTCGCGATTCACGTGGTGCAGGGCGAACGCGAATTGGCAGCGGATTGCCGATCGCTGGCGCGCTTCGACCTGAAAGGAATTCCGCCGATGCCGGCGGGGCTGCCGCGCATCGAGGTGAAGTTCCTGATCGACGCGAATGGAATTCTGCATGTGTCGGCGAAGGAGCAGCGCAGCGGTAAGGAGTCCGAGATCAACGTGCAGCCGACTTATGGACTCACGGACGACCAAGTCGAGAACATGATTCTCGACTCGTTCGATCACGCGGAAGATGACTTCGCGAAACGGCAAGTGATCGAAGCACGCAATGAGGCGGAGACGATCCTAACCGCGTTGGACAAGGGTCGCCGCGGCGATGCGTGGACGGTGCTGAGCGAGGACGAGAAAGTGTTGATCGACGAGTGCGAGTCCGTGTTGCGCACCGACATGGCGACCGAGGACTACAAGAAGATTCGTACTGCGATCGATGCACTGAATAAAGCGACGATGAGATTGGCCGAGTTGATGATGGACTCGGCGGTGACGTCGGCACTGAAGGGCAAGGACATGGCGAAGACCGATATGGGCGAAGGCCCCGCGGCGCCGCACCCGTTTGCGCCCGCAGAATTTGAGAAATAG
- the hscB gene encoding Fe-S protein assembly co-chaperone HscB yields MAEAKQNTYSAIPVLNGDSAGRTTVGCWSCGDMRAAHFCNNCGSVQPAVPTDYFSFFGLPKKLNIDLGQLERGFYELSRKLHPDRYAQAASQEQQWSLEKTSQLNDAYRTLKDPIARTEYLLRTEGVNFGEQSKSATEEARTSGKQKQQAIPPDMLEEVFELNMQLEEARMNKKMGEEDADLAKQLEQTRADLVGRYKALDQELKKDWDEWDAVVAEGASDAKRGAVTAKMVDLLNRRTYIRNLVRDVNDVLGY; encoded by the coding sequence ATGGCTGAAGCGAAGCAAAACACGTATTCCGCGATACCGGTGTTGAACGGCGATTCGGCCGGGCGTACTACCGTGGGGTGCTGGTCGTGCGGCGACATGCGCGCGGCGCACTTTTGCAATAACTGCGGGTCGGTGCAGCCCGCTGTGCCTACGGACTATTTCTCGTTTTTTGGATTGCCGAAAAAACTGAACATCGACTTAGGACAGTTGGAGCGCGGGTTTTACGAGTTGAGCCGGAAGTTGCATCCGGACCGGTACGCGCAGGCGGCATCGCAGGAGCAGCAGTGGAGTCTGGAAAAGACGTCGCAGCTCAATGATGCGTATCGCACATTGAAGGACCCGATCGCGCGGACGGAGTATTTGCTGCGGACCGAGGGCGTGAACTTTGGGGAGCAGTCAAAGTCGGCGACGGAAGAAGCGCGCACGAGCGGAAAGCAGAAGCAGCAAGCGATTCCGCCGGACATGCTGGAAGAAGTTTTTGAGTTGAACATGCAGTTGGAAGAAGCGCGCATGAACAAGAAGATGGGCGAAGAAGACGCCGATCTTGCGAAGCAACTTGAGCAGACGCGCGCGGACCTGGTGGGACGCTACAAGGCGCTCGATCAGGAATTGAAGAAGGATTGGGACGAGTGGGATGCGGTGGTCGCAGAAGGTGCAAGCGACGCAAAGCGCGGGGCGGTGACGGCGAAGATGGTCGACCTGCTGAACCGGCGCACGTACATCCGCAACCTCGTCCGCGACGTGAACGACGTCCTGGGATACTGA
- a CDS encoding HesB/IscA family protein produces the protein MTTIETQQAQSAPPKGIQITEKALEKVRVAMVKENVSPTEGGLRLGVQGGGCSGLSYNVRFDTQPRERDRIFQYGDIRVFVDPKSFIYLNGMTLDYEETLMNQRFVFVNPNASKSCGCGSSFA, from the coding sequence ATGACAACGATAGAGACTCAACAAGCGCAAAGCGCCCCGCCGAAGGGGATCCAGATTACCGAAAAGGCGCTGGAGAAGGTTCGGGTGGCGATGGTGAAAGAGAATGTTTCGCCAACCGAGGGTGGATTGCGTTTGGGAGTGCAGGGTGGCGGATGTTCGGGGCTGAGCTACAACGTCCGCTTTGATACGCAGCCGCGGGAGCGCGACCGGATTTTCCAGTATGGAGACATCCGAGTGTTCGTGGATCCGAAGTCGTTTATTTATCTGAACGGCATGACGCTGGATTACGAAGAGACGCTGATGAACCAGCGGTTTGTGTTCGTGAATCCGAATGCGAGCAAGAGCTGCGGGTGCGGAAGTTCGTTCGCGTAG
- the iscU gene encoding Fe-S cluster assembly scaffold IscU, whose translation MAYSEKVLDHYSNPRNVGSMDKNSAEVGTGLVGAPECGDVMKLQIKVNPETNIIEDAKFKTFGCGSAIASSSLATEWVKGKTVDEALGIKNTDIVKELSLPPVKIHCSVLAEDAIRAAIGDWKKKNNQ comes from the coding sequence ATGGCATACAGCGAGAAGGTTCTAGATCATTATTCGAATCCGCGGAATGTGGGTTCTATGGACAAGAACAGCGCCGAAGTTGGAACTGGGCTGGTAGGCGCGCCTGAGTGTGGCGACGTGATGAAGCTGCAAATCAAGGTGAATCCTGAGACCAACATCATTGAGGACGCGAAGTTCAAGACGTTCGGATGCGGGTCGGCGATTGCATCGTCTTCGCTGGCCACGGAGTGGGTGAAGGGCAAGACCGTGGATGAAGCGCTCGGGATTAAGAACACGGACATTGTGAAGGAGCTTTCACTTCCTCCGGTGAAGATCCACTGTTCGGTATTGGCGGAAGACGCGATCCGGGCGGCGATTGGCGACTGGAAGAAGAAGAACAACCAGTAG